One window of Sphingomonas sp. KC8 genomic DNA carries:
- a CDS encoding LysR substrate-binding domain-containing protein, with amino-acid sequence MLDVKSLTYFIAVAEDLHFSRAADRLHVAQSALSVRIRQIEERLDVRLFTRGKRAAVRLTQAGELFLAEARRAVRAVEQAESVGRRAGQGEIGHIHIGYVASAIFSGLLQDLLRRFRGLHPDVAVRLSEMETPRQIAMVEDGLLDIGLVRSRDDPPPGVAIETLRRERMHVLLPANHRLAAADHVALADLAGETLISPHFDDATGFGGMLAGLADSDGFAPAEIRPVRDFLTVMGLVGGGYGVALVPDSTRRIAGDDVLLRPLAGAGDLEATLSIVSLARARSPVVTAFLASARDA; translated from the coding sequence ATGCTCGACGTCAAATCGCTCACCTATTTCATCGCCGTGGCCGAAGATCTCCACTTCAGCCGCGCGGCCGATCGGTTGCACGTCGCCCAGTCGGCGCTCAGCGTCCGTATCCGCCAGATCGAAGAACGGCTCGACGTCCGCCTGTTCACCCGTGGCAAGCGCGCGGCGGTGCGGTTGACGCAGGCCGGCGAACTGTTCCTCGCCGAAGCGCGCCGCGCCGTTCGCGCGGTCGAACAGGCCGAAAGCGTTGGCCGGCGGGCCGGGCAGGGCGAAATCGGCCATATCCACATCGGCTATGTCGCCTCGGCGATCTTTTCCGGCTTGTTGCAGGATTTGCTCCGCCGTTTCCGTGGCCTCCACCCCGATGTCGCGGTGCGGCTGTCGGAAATGGAAACGCCGCGCCAGATCGCGATGGTTGAAGATGGCCTGCTCGATATCGGCCTTGTCCGTTCGCGCGATGATCCGCCGCCCGGTGTGGCGATCGAAACCCTGCGGCGCGAACGCATGCACGTCCTGCTGCCGGCCAATCACCGGCTGGCCGCTGCCGACCATGTGGCGCTGGCCGATCTCGCCGGCGAAACGCTGATCTCGCCCCATTTCGATGATGCGACCGGGTTTGGCGGGATGCTCGCGGGCCTTGCCGACAGCGATGGTTTCGCGCCGGCGGAAATCCGCCCCGTGCGCGATTTCCTGACGGTGATGGGGCTGGTCGGCGGCGGCTATGGTGTCGCGCTTGTGCCCGATTCCACCCGCCGGATCGCTGGCGACGATGTGCTCCTGCGCCCGCTCGCCGGTGCCGGCGATCTGGAAGCCACCTTGTCGATCGTCAGCCTCGCGCGCGCGCGCTCGCCGGTTGTCACCGCCTTCCTTGCCAGCGCGCGGGACGCCTGA